TTCTACTTTCTGAGAGGGATGGGATTACTCAGAAGGAGATAGCGTATGAGCTAAAAATAAAACCATCTACTTTGAACCTTATTCTAAGAAGATTAGAGAAAAGAGGATACATAGTTAAAAGAAGGGATGAAAAGGATAAAAGATTTACAAAGATTTATATTACTGAAGAGGGGAAAAATTTAGTATGTAAGCTAAAGAGCATTTTTGAAACCCTCTCTCAGGACTGTTTTGGCATATTAAATGAGGAGGAGAGAAGATTTTTGGAGGAAGTTTTCATTAAAATTAGGGAGAATTTGAGAAGGTTAAATGAGGAAGGAGATGGAAAGAAATGCGGAAAATTCTAAAGTATTTAAGACCATATCTTCATTTTTTAATTCTTGCCCCACTATTTATGGTAGTAGAGGTTATCTGTGATCTTTATCAGCCTACCTTTCTTGCAAGAATTGTGGACGAAGGACTACTAAAACATAATCTTCCTTTTATCATAAATACTGGGCTTAAGATGGTAGGAGTTGCCTTGATTGGTCTTGTTGGGGGAGTTGGCTGTGGTATCTTTGCAAACTTTGCTTCACAAAATTTTAGTGCGGACTTAAGAAAGGATTTATTTAAAAAGATACAATCCTTCTCCTTTTCCAATATAGATAAGTTTCATACATCTTCATTAATTACAAGATTAACCAATGATATTACTCAATTGCAAAATGCCGTTACTATGTCTTTAACAATAGTTGTTAGAGCTCCTCTTCTTTTTATCGGTGGAATTATAATGGCTGTTTCAATAAATAGGAGTTTGTCCACTATCTTTCTTTTTGTTATTCCCCTTTTATCCTTTATTTTTATCTTTATTATGAAAAAGAGTTTTCCATTATTTACTGAAATGCAAAAAAGAATAGATGGGTTAAATAGGGTTGTTAGGGAGAACTTGGCAGGAATTAGGATTGTAAGGGCATTTATGAGAAGTGATTTTGAAAAGGAAAGATTCAGGAAGGCAAATGAAATGCTAATGAATGCGGTTAAGAGAGCCATAAGATTAACTGTATATGGTATGCCTCTTTTTATGTTGGTGATGAATTTCAGTATGATTTTTGTTTTGTGGTATGGAGGATTTCAGGTAAAAAGTGGCACCATGCAGGTAGGAGAGATCATGGCATATATAAATTACATGATGCAGATTATGTTTTCTCTTATGATGATTGGAAACATTTTGATGTTTATATCAAGGGCATCTGCCTCTGTTGAAAGAATAAATGAGATATTAGATGAGAAAGTTTCCATTGAAAGTAAGGAAAAACCTGTAAAAAAGACCATTGAGAGGGGAGAAGTTGTTTTTGATCATGTTTATTTTAGTTATAACAGTGATGAGTATGTTTTAAAAGATATTTCTTTTATTGCTAAGCCCTCAGAGATTGTTGCTATTATTGGAACTACAGGCTCAGGTAAATCTACGTTAGTAAATCTGATACCAAGGTTATACGATGTTTCTTCTGGAAGGGTTTTGATTGATGATGTGGATGTTAGAGATTATGATCTGGAGGGACTTAGAAGTTCAATTGCTATGGTGCCTCAAGATACTATTCTTTTTACAGGGACCATTAGGGAGAATATATTATTTGGGAGAGAAGATGCAACAGAAGAAGTCATAGAGTCTGCAAAGATTGCCCAAGCCCACAATTTCATCATGAATTTACCACAAGGTTATGATACTGTTATTGGAGAAAGAGGAGTTACACTATCAGGAGGACAAAAACAAAGGATTGCCATTGCAAGAGCCATCATTAGAAAGCCTAAGATCCTTATTCTTGATGATTGTACCTCTGCAGTAGATTTTGCTACTGAGCAAAGGATTTTGAGAGGATTAAAGGAAATCATGAAAAATTCTACAACCTTTATTATTGCACAAAGAATAAGTACTGTTATGAATGCGGATAAGATTATTGTGATGGATAGGGGAAGAATATCAGGAATAGGAAAGCATGAAGAACTCTTGAAGAGTAACAAGGTATATCAGGAGATCTTTAAGTCGCAGCTTGGTGAGGAGGGAATAGAGTATGCGTGATCAGAGAAGGATGGGACCAGGACCCATATTTAGAGGACCAGGTGGAAGACCACCTTTAAGGAGTTATACGGATGTTAAGGTAAAGGATCCATGGGGAACCCTTAGAAAATTAATTGGTTACTTAGGTATATTTAAGGTTAGATTACTTATTGCTTTTCTTTTAGTATTGATTTCTTCCTTGCTGGGAATTTTAGGACCATTCCTAATTGGAAAAGCAATTGATAATTATATAGTGCCAAAGAGGTTTGAGGGATTTTTTAACTTTTTATTATTTCTTGGAGGAATATATGTTTTAGGGGCAGTTTTGGCTTGGATTCAGGGGTATTTAATGCTGGATACTACACAAAGGCTTGTTTTTAAAATGAGAGAGGATTTATTTAATAAGATTCATGCACTTCCCTTGAAATATTTTGATCTGAGACCCTATGGAGATATTATGAGTAGGTTTACCAATGATATAGATAATATTGGTTTTGTACTGGGAAATAGCATTATCCAGATGTTTTCAGGGATTATAACCTTAGCAGGAATCTTTATTATGATGTTAAGGGTAAATGTAACCCTTACTTTTATAAGTATGATTACTATTCCTCTTACTATTTTTGTAACAGAGTTTATTTCACGAAGGACAAGAAATTTATTTTATGCTAATCAATCGATATTAGGTAAATTGAATAGCATAATTGAAGAGGATGTTTCAGGACTTAAGATTATAAAAATATTCAATAGGGAGAAGAAAGAGTATGAAAAATTCTCTGTAGTAAATGAGGAGCTGAGAAGGGTAGGAGTATGGGCACAGATTTATTCACGTATTATTGGTCCTATTATGAACCTTCTTAATAACCTAAGCTTTGCTATTATTGCAGGATTTGGCGGTTGGTTTGCCTTCAGGGGACTCATATCCATTGGAACTATCTCTGTATTTTTAAGTTACTCAAGACAATTTACAAGACCAATAAATGAACTTGCCAACCAATTTAATATGATACAGTCCGCCATTGCAAGTGCAGAGAGAATCTTTGAGGTTATGGCGGAAGAGGAAGAGAAAGAGGATGATAAAAACTTAATAGAGTTAAAAGAGGTAAAAGGAGAGGTAGAATTTAGAAATGTTTATTTCTCCTACAAGCCAGGTGTACCAGTGCTAAAAAATATTAATTTTAGGGCTCTTCCTGGTCAAAAAATAGCCATCGTAGGTCCAACAGGAGCTGGAAAGACAACTATAGCAAGCTTAATTGCACGTTTTTATGATGTAGATGAGGGAAGTATATTATTAGATGGAATAGATATTAGAAAGATAGAGAAGAGTAGTTTAAGGGCTAATTTGGGTATTGTTTTACAAGATACTTATCTTTTTTCAGAAACAGTAATGGAAAATATTAGATATGGAAGACTTTCTGCTACTGATGAGGAAGTAAAAGAAGCTGCAAGGCTTGCACATGCAGAGGAGTTTATCTTGAGCCTGCCAAAAGGCTATTATACTGTACTTTCTGAAGATGGAGGAAGCCTTAGTCAGGGACAAAGACAGCTCATTGCTATTGCAAGGGCTATTTTGGCGGATCCTAAGATATTAATTTTAGATGAGGCAACCAGCAACGTAGATACTATGACAGAAAGATACATACAATCCGCCATGCTTAGACTAATGGAGGGAAGAACAAGTTTTATTATAGCTCATAGGCTAAGCACCATAAAAAATGCAGATCTAATCCTCGTGGTAAACCACGGAGAAATAATTGAGAGGGGTACCCACGAAGAACTATTAAGAAAGAGGGGCTTTTACTACAATCTTTATATGAGCCAGTTCAGTGAAGTGGAGTTATCCTCCGTTGGAGAAGACTGATAAATATCTTTCTCCTGTATCTGGGAGGATAACCACCACTCTTTTCCCTCTTCCAAGCTCCCTTGCTACTTTTAATGCAGCAAAAGTGTTGGCACCTGCGGATATACCTACAAAGATGCCCTCCTTTTTAGCAAGACTTTTGGCAGTTTCTATGGCGGACTCATCACTTACCTTAATGATCTCATCAATGATCTTTAAATTGAGTACATCAGGGATAAATCCTGCTCCTATCCCTTGAATCTTATGGGGACCTGGAGCTCCTCCTGAAAGAACAGGGCTTTTTTCAGGCTCAACAGCAACTATCTTAATATTTTTATTTTTCTCCTTTAAAAATTCCCCAACTCCTGTAATGGTTCCTCCAGTACCTACTCCTGCTACAAAGGCATCTATTTTCCCATCCACAGCATTCCATATTTCAATAGCAGTAGTTTTTTTGTGGATGGCAGGGTTTGCGGGATTTTTAAATTGCTGGGGCATAAAACTATTTGGAATTTCTTTTAGAAGTTCCTCTGCTTTTTTAACTGCTCCCGCCATACCTTCAGAAGATGGTGTTAAAATTACCTCTGCACCATAGGCTTCTAATATTTTTTTTCTCTCAATAGTTACAGTCTCAGGCATCGTTAATATACATTTGTATCCTTTCACAGCACATACCATTGCAAGTCCAATTCCTGTATTTCCACTGGTAGGCTCGATAATTACAGAACCCTTTTTTAATAAGCCTTCTTTTTCTGCAGACTCAATCATTGCTAAAGCAATTCTATCCTTTACACTTCCACCAGGATTGAAAAATTCAATTTTTGCTACAACCTCTGCCATATCTTCATCAACAATTTTATTCAGCCTAACAAGAGGAGTATTTCCTATTAGCTCCAATATATTGTTCCTTATCTCTCCCATTCTTTAATCTCCTCCTTTTTTGATACGAATTATACCATTTTTGTGTGAAAAATAAAGGGAGTAGGATTATAGTTTGAAAAGCTATAAATTTTTTGTTAATATAAAAACATGAAGATAATACGAAGGAAAGCTACAAAAGAAAATAAATACGTAGAGATGAAAGAGGTAACTCAAGAGGAATATCTTGAGTTTATTAAAGAAAATGACATCATTGTTATTGAAGATGTTCAGATAAAGCTAAGGAAAACCTGGAATATTAAGAGCTTTTCTCCCCCTGAGGAGTATGAATTAGAAAAAAGTACCGTTTGGAGCTTTCCAGAGAGAGGAAGCTGGGCTACCCATGTGGGAGATTATAGAGGGAATTGGTCCCCTTACATCCCGAGAAACCTAATATTAAAATATTCTCAAAAGGGAGATTGGATTTTGGACCAGATGATGGGAAGTGGAACTACTTTGGTAGAGGCAAAGCTTTTGGGAAGAAATGCTATAGGGGTAGATATAAATTTAAGTGCAGTTATGTTGGCAAGAGACAGACTGAATTTTTCCTACAATCCCCTTTTAGAGGAGTATAAAGAGCCTATTATTAAAACTTACTTTGGAGATGCGAGAAATTTAGATAAAATTGAAAATGACAGTATAGATCTTATAGCCACTCACCCTCCCTATGCTAATATAATCTCTTATTCAAAAAAGAATAGGCTTGAGAATGATTTATCACAGCTTCCCCTTGAAGAGTATTTACTTGAAATGAGAAAAGTTGCTGAAGAGGCTTTTAGGGTATTAAAGCCTGGTAAGATATGTGCCATATTAATTGGAGATACAAGGAAACACAAGCATTATATTCCTCTTGCTTTTAGAGTTATGGAAGTTTTTTTAGATGTTGGTTTTATTTTGAAGGAAGATATTATAAAGGTCCAATGGAATATGAAGACTACAAGAGAAAAATGGAGTTTTAGAAATTATGATTTTTACCTAATTTCTCATGAACATATATTTGTATTTAGAAAACCTGAAGATACAAAAGAATATAAAAAGTACAAGTTTAGTATTAAATGGTGAAAGAGCCAGATAAATACAAAAAGTTAGGATTTAACAGCCTTGATGAATATGCAAATTACTTTTTTAGTACCCTTCTTCCAAGCAATAAAACTTATGAATATTTTGTAGATTGGGAAAAGGTCAAAGAGAACATATTTAGATATCTCAATGAAATATCATTATTAAATACTCTTTCTCGGGTTCCTTCTAATCAGAGAAAAGAAAGGTTTATAGAAATAATAAAGGAATATCCAAGGGTAGTTAAAGTAATTCCGGTACTTATTGCGGAAAGAATAAAAAATTCCCATATAGATATTTTTGATCCTGATTTAGAGGAACTTATTAGGATAGATTTAGATATTAATAATATTGATGAAACTTCCCTTCAAAAAATAACAGAATTTGTTGAGAAGGTAGGGGTATTGGCTCTATTCTCAGAGATAAAGGATTTATATGATTATCTAATGGGTGTAGAAGTGGGTATTGATACAAATGCAAGGAAAAATAGAAGTGGAAAGATTTTTGAAGATATGGTAGAGGGAAAGCTAAGAAAAATTCTTAGATCTTATAAAATATTAAGGAATGATACAAATTTTTCATTATATAAACAACATACAAAATTCAAGACTAAAACTCATGATTTTACTATTTATAAAGATAATTTAGAAAGACCAATAGCAATTGTTGAGTGCAGTTTTTATAATATATCAGGGAGTAAGGAAATATCTATATCAGAAAGTTATGAAGAATTATCTAATTTAGCAAGAAATCTAAATATCTCCTTCATATGGGTTACCGATGGTCCTGCTTGGATTAAAATGAAAGGACAAATTCTCCATTCTATTAGAAATATTGATTGGATTTTGAATTACAAAATGCTGGAATTAATAAAATTCATCGTGGAAAAATAAAGGCACTCTATCTCTCTATTTGAATTATTTTTTAGAAATAGTTATAATACTCAAAAAGGGTGAATTTTTATGATAATGACTGTGAGAGGGAAAATAGAGGATGATGATTTGGGGAAAACCCTAATTCATGAGCACATCTTGGTAGATTTTAGAGGAGCAGAGTTTAGCAAGGATAAGGGATATTTTATAGATGAGGTTGTTGAGATAGTTCTTCCCTATTTATTAGAGATAAAAGAATTGGGTTATAAGACTTTTGTAGATTGTACTCCTGCTTATATCGGAAGGGATCCAGAATTACTTTTAAAGCTTTCTAATATGTCAGGCTTGAATATTATTACAAATACAGGATTTTATTGTGCAGGAAATGATAAATATATTCCGAGATTTGCCTATGATATGACTGAGAAGGAAATTTCTAACATTTGGATAGAAGAATGGAAGAATGGTATAAATGGGAGTGTCAGACCTGGGTTCATAAAAATTGGTGTTGACCCAGGACCATTGAGAGAAATAGAGAAGAAAATTGTGAAAAGTGCTTGTCTTACCTATCATGAGACAGGGCTTACTATAGCATGCCATACAGGAGAAGCTCAATGTGCTTTGGAGGTTTTGTCTATTATAAAAGATTATGATGTTCCCACTTCTTCTCTGATCATAGTTCATGCGGATGGTATAGAAAAAGAGGTTATATGGAATTTGGCAGAGGAAGGGTGTTTTATAGAGTTTGATTCAGTTGGAGGAAGACCTTTAGAATACCATGTTGATTTAATTAGAAAGGCTGTAGAAAAAGGGGTTGAAGATAGGCTTTTGATCTCTCATGATGCAGGTTGGTATAATGTTGGAGAAAAGGATGGAGGTAAAGAAAGGTTTAGACCCTACACAACCATTGAGAAAGAACTTATTCCAGAGCTTGAAAAATATTTTTCTAAGGCTCTTTCTCAAAAGTTATTAATAGATAATCCCAAGAGGGCTCTCTCTATTAAAAAACAATAGGGGGAATTTATGAGAGATGGATTTACTTTATTAGAGGTTTTGGTAGTAATCTTGATTTTAGGAATCTTATCCGCAATTGCCCTTCCTTTATATTTTGATGCTATTCATCAGGCAAAAAGAAATGCACAGCTTCATAACATGAAACTAATAAAAGAAGGGTTAGAAATTTACAAGTTAAAGTACAAAACTTATTCCCAAGACGCATGGGCTTTTACTACGTATTTTCTATATAATAGTGAATATTTTTCTGAAACCTTGATTTGTCCATACAATAACAAACCCTATCAAGCTATTCAATGGCAACCTTCTTATACTAATTGGGATGATATTTGGAATTGGGTAGAGGCGAGTAATAATTATCAAAATATTTATTATAAGTTAGAGGAAAGTGGAAATTATGCCTTAACTTATTATTCCCGCTAAGCTTTTTATGTTATAATCAAAAAAAACATCTCGTTTTGTGGAGGGATTTATGGAGTTGCTTGATCTTAATGGAGGATGGCTTTTTAAGAGGAAAGATGATTCTAAATGGTATTCTGCAAAAGTGCCAGGATGTGTGCATCTTGATCTATTAGAGAATGATTTAATCCCTGATCCTTTTATTGGGCTAAATGAATTAGAGGTTAGATGGGTAGAAGAGGAAGATTGGATCTATAGAAAAACTTTTAATCTTGATAAAAAATTTCTTGAATTCCCCAATTTAGAGCTTTATTTTGAAGGTCTTGATACTTTTTCTGAGATCTTTTTGAATGGACAAAAGGTTGGAGAAACTGACAATATGTTTATTCCATGGAGTTTCAACATTAAGCCCTATGTGAAAGAAGGAGAAAATACATTAGAAGTGCTTTTCCACTCACCTAAAAGGGTATTGGAAGAAAGGGCTAAGAATTATCCAGTAGAGTTAAGAGGGGGAGAATTTGCACCTCGTGTATTTGGAAGAAAAGCCCAGTATTCTTTTGGTTGGGATTGGGGACCAAGACTTGCCACCTCTGGTATATGGAGACCTGTTTATATAAGGGCTTGGAGGAAGGCAAGGATCAGAGATATATGGATTCCTGTAGGGATCATGGAGGGAAGAGCCCAAATTAATTTGGAACTTGAGATGGAGCTCCAGGAGAATGCTACTATAGATGTGCCACTAAGAATTTCTTTAGATAAGCCTATTTTAGATAAAAAGTTGAGATTTACTCTTCCAGAAGGAAGGATCATTGTAAAAATACCTTTGATTATAGAAAATCCAAAACTTTGGTATCCCAATGGATATGGAGATCAACCCATTTATACTCTTCAGTTGGTTTTAGTAGATGAGAAGGGAGAGATCTTAGATAGGAAAGAGCAGAAGTTTGCTATAAGGAAGGTAGATTTAGTAACTCAAGATCAAAATGATGAAAGTTGTTTTACTTTTTATGTGAATGATATTCCCATATTTGCAAAAGGAGCCAATTGGATTCCTTCAGACTCCTTTATTCCCCGCTTAAAAGAAAAAGATTATGAGGAGCTACTTTTAAGGGCGAAGGAAATTGGAGTTAATATGCTTAGGGTTTGGGGCGGAGGAATCTATGAGAATGAGATCTTCTATGATTTATGTGACAAGTTAGGGATAATGGTATGGCAGGACTTTATGTTTGCCTGTGCAGAATATCCAGAGGATGAGGAATTTCTAAAGAAGGTAGAAGAAGAGGCAGAGATCATCATAAAAAAGTTGAGAAATCACCCTTCAATTGTGATTTGGTGCGGAAATAATGAGAATGATTGGGGCTTTTATGCCCATTGGTGGGGAGAAAGAGAAAAGTTCTGGGGAGAGATCATTTATCATAAGGTTCTTCCTGATGTTTGTGCCAGGCTTGATTTAACGAGACCCTATTGGCCAAGTAGTCCCTATGGAGGAAAAGATCCAAATAGTGAAAAGGAAGGAGATAGGCATAATTGGATAGTTTGGGCAGGATGGCAAGATTATAAAGGTTACTTAAAAGATAATGGAAAGTTTATAAGTGAGTTTGGTTTTCAGGCGCCTCCTCATAAGGAAACTATTATTGATTTTCTCTCATCTCTTGATGAATATTATCCTCAAAGTATGGAGATGGAATTTCATAACAAGCAGATAAATGGCACAGAAAGGATCATAAGATTTTTGGCAGAGCATTTCCCTATCACATCAGATATGGAAGATTATATATATCTTACTCAGATAGTACAGGGCTTGGCAGTGAAAACTGGAATGGAACATTGGAGAAGCAATAAGTTTAATACATCAGGAGCTTTAGTGTGGCAATGGAATGATTGTTGGCCTGTAGTCTCATGGAGCATTATAGACTACTATAAGAGGGAGAAGCCTGCTTATTACTTTTTAAAGAGGGCATTGAAAGATATAAAGGTCACAATTAAAGAAAATAAGGGAGAGATCATCATCTATGGAATAAATGATACTTTAAAGGATTTTGAAGGAAAGCTTAAAATAGATGTTTT
This region of Dictyoglomus sp. NZ13-RE01 genomic DNA includes:
- a CDS encoding transcriptional regulator translates to MKDPLYSLFKDVLREHFIRREMLLGKVKLFRGQAPVLLLLSERDGITQKEIAYELKIKPSTLNLILRRLEKRGYIVKRRDEKDKRFTKIYITEEGKNLVCKLKSIFETLSQDCFGILNEEERRFLEEVFIKIRENLRRLNEEGDGKKCGKF
- a CDS encoding type II restriction endonuclease: MVKEPDKYKKLGFNSLDEYANYFFSTLLPSNKTYEYFVDWEKVKENIFRYLNEISLLNTLSRVPSNQRKERFIEIIKEYPRVVKVIPVLIAERIKNSHIDIFDPDLEELIRIDLDINNIDETSLQKITEFVEKVGVLALFSEIKDLYDYLMGVEVGIDTNARKNRSGKIFEDMVEGKLRKILRSYKILRNDTNFSLYKQHTKFKTKTHDFTIYKDNLERPIAIVECSFYNISGSKEISISESYEELSNLARNLNISFIWVTDGPAWIKMKGQILHSIRNIDWILNYKMLELIKFIVEK
- a CDS encoding DNA methylase; the encoded protein is MKEVTQEEYLEFIKENDIIVIEDVQIKLRKTWNIKSFSPPEEYELEKSTVWSFPERGSWATHVGDYRGNWSPYIPRNLILKYSQKGDWILDQMMGSGTTLVEAKLLGRNAIGVDINLSAVMLARDRLNFSYNPLLEEYKEPIIKTYFGDARNLDKIENDSIDLIATHPPYANIISYSKKNRLENDLSQLPLEEYLLEMRKVAEEAFRVLKPGKICAILIGDTRKHKHYIPLAFRVMEVFLDVGFILKEDIIKVQWNMKTTREKWSFRNYDFYLISHEHIFVFRKPEDTKEYKKYKFSIKW
- a CDS encoding beta-mannosidase, producing MELLDLNGGWLFKRKDDSKWYSAKVPGCVHLDLLENDLIPDPFIGLNELEVRWVEEEDWIYRKTFNLDKKFLEFPNLELYFEGLDTFSEIFLNGQKVGETDNMFIPWSFNIKPYVKEGENTLEVLFHSPKRVLEERAKNYPVELRGGEFAPRVFGRKAQYSFGWDWGPRLATSGIWRPVYIRAWRKARIRDIWIPVGIMEGRAQINLELEMELQENATIDVPLRISLDKPILDKKLRFTLPEGRIIVKIPLIIENPKLWYPNGYGDQPIYTLQLVLVDEKGEILDRKEQKFAIRKVDLVTQDQNDESCFTFYVNDIPIFAKGANWIPSDSFIPRLKEKDYEELLLRAKEIGVNMLRVWGGGIYENEIFYDLCDKLGIMVWQDFMFACAEYPEDEEFLKKVEEEAEIIIKKLRNHPSIVIWCGNNENDWGFYAHWWGEREKFWGEIIYHKVLPDVCARLDLTRPYWPSSPYGGKDPNSEKEGDRHNWIVWAGWQDYKGYLKDNGKFISEFGFQAPPHKETIIDFLSSLDEYYPQSMEMEFHNKQINGTERIIRFLAEHFPITSDMEDYIYLTQIVQGLAVKTGMEHWRSNKFNTSGALVWQWNDCWPVVSWSIIDYYKREKPAYYFLKRALKDIKVTIKENKGEIIIYGINDTLKDFEGKLKIDVLSFRGGRKRSYTVNCTIPANSSIKVFSFRYKPQVYNEFIVVRLIKDGEIVDRNEYFFAEFKHLKLPKAEVEYEIRKQKDEYVIRLNSKVTALFVALELDGAKWEDNYFHLYPKEDYEVRFKTSKDLKYVKDNLKIRWYNSKKIRRR
- a CDS encoding aryldialkylphosphatase, whose product is MIMTVRGKIEDDDLGKTLIHEHILVDFRGAEFSKDKGYFIDEVVEIVLPYLLEIKELGYKTFVDCTPAYIGRDPELLLKLSNMSGLNIITNTGFYCAGNDKYIPRFAYDMTEKEISNIWIEEWKNGINGSVRPGFIKIGVDPGPLREIEKKIVKSACLTYHETGLTIACHTGEAQCALEVLSIIKDYDVPTSSLIIVHADGIEKEVIWNLAEEGCFIEFDSVGGRPLEYHVDLIRKAVEKGVEDRLLISHDAGWYNVGEKDGGKERFRPYTTIEKELIPELEKYFSKALSQKLLIDNPKRALSIKKQ
- a CDS encoding multidrug ABC transporter ATP-binding protein, translated to MRKILKYLRPYLHFLILAPLFMVVEVICDLYQPTFLARIVDEGLLKHNLPFIINTGLKMVGVALIGLVGGVGCGIFANFASQNFSADLRKDLFKKIQSFSFSNIDKFHTSSLITRLTNDITQLQNAVTMSLTIVVRAPLLFIGGIIMAVSINRSLSTIFLFVIPLLSFIFIFIMKKSFPLFTEMQKRIDGLNRVVRENLAGIRIVRAFMRSDFEKERFRKANEMLMNAVKRAIRLTVYGMPLFMLVMNFSMIFVLWYGGFQVKSGTMQVGEIMAYINYMMQIMFSLMMIGNILMFISRASASVERINEILDEKVSIESKEKPVKKTIERGEVVFDHVYFSYNSDEYVLKDISFIAKPSEIVAIIGTTGSGKSTLVNLIPRLYDVSSGRVLIDDVDVRDYDLEGLRSSIAMVPQDTILFTGTIRENILFGREDATEEVIESAKIAQAHNFIMNLPQGYDTVIGERGVTLSGGQKQRIAIARAIIRKPKILILDDCTSAVDFATEQRILRGLKEIMKNSTTFIIAQRISTVMNADKIIVMDRGRISGIGKHEELLKSNKVYQEIFKSQLGEEGIEYA
- a CDS encoding multidrug ABC transporter ATP-binding protein → MRDQRRMGPGPIFRGPGGRPPLRSYTDVKVKDPWGTLRKLIGYLGIFKVRLLIAFLLVLISSLLGILGPFLIGKAIDNYIVPKRFEGFFNFLLFLGGIYVLGAVLAWIQGYLMLDTTQRLVFKMREDLFNKIHALPLKYFDLRPYGDIMSRFTNDIDNIGFVLGNSIIQMFSGIITLAGIFIMMLRVNVTLTFISMITIPLTIFVTEFISRRTRNLFYANQSILGKLNSIIEEDVSGLKIIKIFNREKKEYEKFSVVNEELRRVGVWAQIYSRIIGPIMNLLNNLSFAIIAGFGGWFAFRGLISIGTISVFLSYSRQFTRPINELANQFNMIQSAIASAERIFEVMAEEEEKEDDKNLIELKEVKGEVEFRNVYFSYKPGVPVLKNINFRALPGQKIAIVGPTGAGKTTIASLIARFYDVDEGSILLDGIDIRKIEKSSLRANLGIVLQDTYLFSETVMENIRYGRLSATDEEVKEAARLAHAEEFILSLPKGYYTVLSEDGGSLSQGQRQLIAIARAILADPKILILDEATSNVDTMTERYIQSAMLRLMEGRTSFIIAHRLSTIKNADLILVVNHGEIIERGTHEELLRKRGFYYNLYMSQFSEVELSSVGED
- a CDS encoding prepilin-type cleavage/methylation domain-containing protein translates to MRDGFTLLEVLVVILILGILSAIALPLYFDAIHQAKRNAQLHNMKLIKEGLEIYKLKYKTYSQDAWAFTTYFLYNSEYFSETLICPYNNKPYQAIQWQPSYTNWDDIWNWVEASNNYQNIYYKLEESGNYALTYYSR
- the cysK gene encoding cysteine synthase A produces the protein MGEIRNNILELIGNTPLVRLNKIVDEDMAEVVAKIEFFNPGGSVKDRIALAMIESAEKEGLLKKGSVIIEPTSGNTGIGLAMVCAVKGYKCILTMPETVTIERKKILEAYGAEVILTPSSEGMAGAVKKAEELLKEIPNSFMPQQFKNPANPAIHKKTTAIEIWNAVDGKIDAFVAGVGTGGTITGVGEFLKEKNKNIKIVAVEPEKSPVLSGGAPGPHKIQGIGAGFIPDVLNLKIIDEIIKVSDESAIETAKSLAKKEGIFVGISAGANTFAALKVARELGRGKRVVVILPDTGERYLSVFSNGG